A single Micromonospora sp. CCTCC AA 2012012 DNA region contains:
- a CDS encoding PEP/pyruvate-binding domain-containing protein produces MHMVDNSALLVDDESVLVAEPALFGRKFTRQIELAAAGFRVPPLACVPATVFDRAVAPVLGDPALPTGPPDVRAEELRKRVLAGGVPDELRRVLDERFDAIAGPDGLVAVRACVVPDATDPDSGEDSAQDPFAGLSDSFLYVRREELPERVAACWASAFNPEAVLYRAHKNIDPFAARVAVAVQRMVCGERSFVVFTRDPLNGSDRRVIAAAYGIGEGVVQEKADVDHFFVDPATGVVEAHVAAKSRAVGRDPANPAAGPVPVEVPPELAERPVLDDPQAREIATLAGAIAEHFGAPQDIEGTITADGVVHVVQARPIVIPTVAAPVAQILWDNNNTTETFPGVSCALTYSVGRELMEVGFTDLYRRMGVPEETIRHNRPRLRQMIGYLDGHVYYAIDNWYHLHGMMRCFRPLWSTWEQAVGLAGRHDERTPPNLAQTIVHLGEIGLRMAAHPRRVRDFLRWWDERHATLDVADLTPSEVVATYRRLWTEVGEWWGVTLVNGVFLFAATWAANGLLRRWAPEADRAVLNGLLSGGKMNKSALAVQSAVDLAARAAAVPELRAALLADTDARELWDELVAGRYGDDFAEALRTHLREYGDRALQDNKMEAITPREQPWTVLHSVRAYLRQGQDVERSLSAGRDAAQQARRELRRHLRDPARRALVRGAFGTMRTFLRLREDMRFRRSQLMGDLRALLLRQGDHLVTAGRLDTRRDVLDLTVEEVLGAFDGTAPTADLRGMAAVRAAERAAWTAAELTLPARFATDADRPVTDALATVAPASVAGPDGEAVLRGLASSSGIARGRAMVVLDPSVTADETRDRILVARETDPGWLFLMMSAKALVVERGTLLSHTAVTGRLLGIPTVVAVPGATTLIPDGCEIEVDGAAGTVRILGSAG; encoded by the coding sequence ATGCACATGGTGGACAACTCCGCCCTGCTCGTCGACGACGAATCCGTCCTCGTCGCCGAACCGGCATTGTTCGGGCGCAAATTCACCCGGCAGATCGAGTTGGCCGCCGCCGGATTCCGGGTGCCGCCGCTGGCCTGCGTGCCGGCGACCGTGTTCGACCGGGCGGTCGCCCCGGTGCTCGGTGACCCGGCGCTGCCCACCGGGCCGCCGGACGTACGCGCCGAGGAGCTGCGCAAGCGGGTGCTGGCCGGTGGTGTGCCGGACGAGCTGCGCCGCGTGCTCGACGAGCGCTTCGACGCCATCGCCGGGCCGGACGGGCTGGTCGCCGTACGCGCCTGCGTGGTCCCCGACGCCACCGATCCGGATTCCGGCGAGGATTCCGCCCAGGACCCGTTCGCGGGTCTCAGCGACAGTTTCCTCTATGTCCGGCGGGAGGAACTGCCCGAGCGGGTGGCCGCGTGCTGGGCGTCGGCGTTCAATCCCGAAGCGGTTCTCTACCGCGCACACAAGAATATCGACCCGTTCGCCGCCCGGGTCGCCGTGGCGGTGCAGAGAATGGTGTGCGGCGAACGCTCCTTCGTCGTCTTCACCCGCGATCCGTTGAACGGTTCGGATCGCCGGGTGATTGCCGCCGCGTACGGAATCGGCGAAGGAGTCGTGCAGGAGAAGGCGGACGTCGACCATTTCTTCGTCGACCCGGCGACCGGTGTCGTGGAGGCCCACGTGGCGGCCAAGTCGCGCGCGGTGGGCCGGGACCCGGCGAACCCGGCGGCCGGTCCGGTCCCCGTCGAGGTGCCGCCCGAGCTGGCGGAGCGACCGGTGCTGGACGACCCGCAGGCGCGGGAGATCGCCACGCTGGCCGGGGCGATCGCTGAGCACTTCGGCGCCCCGCAGGACATCGAGGGCACGATCACCGCCGACGGGGTGGTGCACGTGGTGCAGGCCCGGCCGATCGTGATCCCGACCGTCGCCGCACCCGTCGCGCAGATCCTCTGGGACAACAACAACACCACCGAGACGTTCCCCGGGGTGAGCTGCGCCCTGACGTACTCGGTGGGCCGCGAGCTGATGGAGGTCGGCTTCACCGACCTGTACCGGCGGATGGGTGTCCCCGAGGAGACCATCCGGCACAACAGGCCCCGGCTGCGGCAGATGATCGGCTACCTGGACGGACACGTCTACTACGCCATCGACAACTGGTACCACCTGCACGGGATGATGCGCTGCTTCCGCCCGCTCTGGAGCACCTGGGAGCAGGCGGTCGGCCTGGCCGGCCGGCACGACGAGCGCACCCCGCCGAACCTGGCGCAGACGATCGTCCACCTCGGAGAGATCGGGCTGCGGATGGCCGCCCACCCGCGCCGGGTACGGGACTTCCTCCGCTGGTGGGACGAGCGGCACGCCACCCTGGACGTGGCCGACCTGACGCCGTCGGAGGTGGTGGCGACCTATCGCCGCCTCTGGACGGAGGTCGGCGAGTGGTGGGGGGTCACGCTCGTCAACGGGGTGTTCCTCTTCGCCGCGACCTGGGCGGCCAACGGCCTGCTGCGGCGCTGGGCGCCGGAGGCGGACCGCGCGGTCCTCAACGGCCTGCTCAGCGGCGGGAAGATGAACAAGTCGGCGCTGGCGGTGCAGTCCGCCGTCGACCTGGCCGCCCGCGCCGCCGCCGTACCGGAGCTGCGGGCCGCGCTGCTGGCCGACACCGACGCCCGCGAGCTGTGGGACGAGCTGGTCGCCGGCCGGTACGGCGACGACTTCGCCGAGGCGCTCCGCACCCACCTGCGGGAGTACGGCGATCGGGCGTTGCAGGACAACAAGATGGAGGCGATCACGCCCCGGGAGCAGCCGTGGACGGTGCTGCACTCGGTCCGCGCGTACCTGCGGCAGGGCCAGGACGTCGAGCGGAGCCTCTCCGCCGGTCGGGACGCGGCCCAGCAGGCCCGCCGCGAGCTGCGCCGGCACCTGCGCGACCCGGCCCGGCGGGCGCTGGTGCGGGGCGCCTTCGGCACCATGCGCACCTTCCTGCGGCTGCGCGAGGACATGCGGTTCCGGCGCAGCCAGCTGATGGGCGACCTGCGTGCGCTGCTGCTGCGGCAGGGCGATCACCTGGTCACGGCCGGCCGCCTCGACACGCGCCGGGACGTGCTCGACCTGACCGTCGAGGAGGTCCTCGGGGCGTTCGACGGCACCGCGCCCACCGCCGACCTGCGCGGGATGGCCGCCGTCCGGGCGGCGGAACGCGCCGCGTGGACCGCCGCCGAGCTGACGCTGCCGGCGCGGTTCGCCACCGACGCCGACCGGCCGGTCACCGACGCGCTCGCGACGGTCGCCCCGGCCTCGGTGGCCGGGCCCGACGGCGAGGCGGTGCTGCGCGGACTGGCCTCCAGTTCCGGCATCGCGCGGGGCCGGGCGATGGTCGTCCTCGACCCGTCGGTGACCGCGGACGAGACCCGCGACCGGATCCTGGTGGCCCGGGAGACCGACCCGGGCTGGCTGTTCCTGATGATGTCGGCGAAGGCGCTGGTGGTCGAGCGCGGCACCCTGCTGTCGCACACCGCGGTGACCGGCCGGCTGCTGGGCATCCCGACGGTGGTGGCGGTGCCGGGGGCCACCACGCTGATCCCCGACGGCTGCGAGATCGAGGTGGACGGGGCCGCCGGCACCGTGCGGATCCTGGGGAGCGCCGGATGA
- a CDS encoding UbiA prenyltransferase family protein, with amino-acid sequence MIRRWGRYVGAAYRPAVQIPYTVSWAVGLTALFATVTAGVARWRPGVDLLVTTVTLMVTMLLIRALDDLRDLEYDRALNPGRPLPSGLVRPGDLYTLVAVGGVLLLALNAGRGVALVALVVQMVYTAAVIVAELVGGWPAPDRIGLQAAVNLPILSMLSLYVYAGFLRAEHVRPSAAGFVAVAAVTLGALAVEFGRKTSRRPRPGERTYATILGAAGTSAAGLAAAVLATTAVVVMVAPWRPGAAWGWLVLAPLALPVISAGRFAAGDNRWPALPTIAYVPAMYGSFLVVGWLTKGALG; translated from the coding sequence ATGATCCGCCGGTGGGGCCGCTACGTGGGGGCCGCCTACCGGCCGGCGGTGCAGATTCCGTACACGGTGTCCTGGGCGGTGGGGCTGACCGCGCTCTTCGCCACGGTGACCGCCGGGGTGGCCCGCTGGCGGCCCGGTGTCGACCTGCTGGTCACCACGGTCACGCTGATGGTGACGATGCTGCTGATCAGGGCGCTGGACGACCTGCGCGACCTGGAGTACGACCGGGCCCTGAACCCGGGCCGACCGCTGCCCAGCGGGCTGGTCCGCCCCGGCGACCTCTACACCCTGGTGGCGGTCGGCGGGGTGCTGCTGCTGGCGTTGAACGCCGGCCGGGGCGTCGCCCTGGTCGCGCTGGTCGTGCAGATGGTCTACACCGCCGCGGTGATCGTCGCGGAGCTGGTGGGCGGTTGGCCGGCCCCGGACCGGATCGGCCTCCAGGCCGCCGTCAACCTGCCGATCCTCAGCATGCTCAGCCTCTACGTCTACGCCGGGTTCCTCCGCGCCGAGCACGTGCGCCCGAGCGCCGCCGGGTTCGTCGCGGTCGCCGCGGTCACCCTGGGCGCCCTCGCGGTGGAGTTCGGCCGCAAGACCAGCCGCCGACCCCGCCCGGGGGAGCGGACGTACGCCACCATCCTCGGCGCGGCCGGCACCTCCGCCGCCGGGCTGGCCGCCGCGGTGCTGGCCACCACGGCCGTCGTGGTGATGGTGGCGCCCTGGCGGCCGGGTGCCGCCTGGGGCTGGCTGGTGCTGGCGCCGCTGGCCCTGCCGGTGATCTCGGCGGGCCGGTTCGCCGCCGGCGACAACCGCTGGCCGGCGCTGCCCACGATCGCCTACGTCCCGGCCATGTACGGCAGTTTCCTGGTGGTCGGCTGGCTCACGAAGGGAGCACTCGGATGA
- a CDS encoding DUF6182 family protein, with amino-acid sequence MITHDRLAADLLAERLTWVGNDSAGDADATVLVVLRALDLVDLVHGTRAFVADLDPADAARWRRSYTRTRFLFGNPSSLGDQHAPRRSRRATAAWLGPYRDSTPGVARLLKPVTGRMPPLPRTVRVPGIGRARRLEIAMGASVVDYLVHLHHTLAEAALMGRLAPEEPLLLRHRADLADRADSPAAYARVLPDPDAPDGLRLHTWLSPR; translated from the coding sequence ATGATCACCCACGACCGCCTCGCCGCCGACCTGCTCGCCGAACGCCTGACCTGGGTCGGGAACGACTCCGCCGGGGACGCCGACGCGACCGTCCTCGTCGTGCTGCGGGCGTTGGACCTGGTCGACCTGGTGCACGGCACGCGTGCGTTCGTGGCCGACCTGGACCCGGCCGACGCGGCGCGGTGGCGGCGGTCGTACACCCGGACCCGGTTCCTCTTCGGCAACCCGTCGAGCCTCGGCGACCAGCACGCCCCCCGGCGGTCGCGGCGCGCCACGGCCGCCTGGCTCGGGCCGTACCGGGACTCGACGCCCGGGGTGGCCCGACTGCTCAAGCCGGTCACCGGACGGATGCCGCCGCTGCCGCGGACGGTCCGGGTCCCCGGCATCGGGCGGGCCCGCCGGCTGGAGATCGCGATGGGCGCCTCCGTCGTGGACTACCTCGTGCACCTGCACCACACCCTCGCCGAAGCGGCGCTGATGGGCCGGCTCGCCCCGGAGGAGCCGCTGCTGCTGCGCCACCGCGCCGACCTGGCCGACCGGGCCGACAGCCCCGCCGCGTACGCCCGGGTGCTGCCCGACCCCGACGCACCCGACGGCCTCCGCCTGCACACCTGGCTCTCCCCCCGCTAA
- a CDS encoding AfsA-related hotdog domain-containing protein — protein MSVVDEGPPRVDRLLLHRVHPEEAFLRGAVATGPSSFEAVALLPAAHPHYRGHTGPSRDRDPLLLLECARQAETYAAHAFYGVDTDARFVLRTWSATFDPAAPAGAEVRLTGTTSGARRVGDRLRGMTYDLELRAGDDRLGAVRMDVDHPSAAAYRMLRRRKHPGGLPSSDDLAPTPGHPVDPARVGRLRATDTLLQDVATTDGTVTAVLRVPVENPSLFDHAQDHVPAMVLMEAARQVAALATAAWGGPAADRTVLTALTATFVDYAELGPPLVLVADRPPGDDPVRITFTQAGAVVATARITMTAPLSPRGRRTCPAPRS, from the coding sequence ATGTCCGTCGTCGACGAGGGACCACCCCGGGTGGACCGGCTGCTGCTGCACCGGGTGCATCCGGAGGAGGCGTTCCTCCGGGGCGCGGTGGCGACCGGCCCGTCCTCCTTCGAGGCCGTGGCGCTGCTGCCGGCCGCGCACCCGCACTACCGGGGGCACACCGGTCCCAGCCGGGACCGGGACCCGCTGCTGCTGCTGGAGTGCGCCCGGCAGGCCGAGACGTACGCGGCGCACGCCTTCTACGGCGTCGACACGGACGCGCGGTTCGTGCTGCGTACCTGGTCCGCCACCTTCGACCCGGCGGCGCCGGCGGGGGCGGAGGTGCGGCTGACCGGCACCACCAGCGGCGCGCGCCGGGTCGGCGACCGGTTGCGCGGGATGACGTACGACCTGGAACTGCGGGCCGGTGACGACCGGCTGGGCGCCGTCCGGATGGACGTCGACCATCCGAGCGCCGCCGCGTACCGGATGCTGCGCCGCCGCAAGCACCCCGGCGGCCTGCCCAGCTCCGACGACCTCGCGCCGACCCCCGGCCACCCGGTCGACCCGGCCCGGGTCGGCCGCCTGCGCGCCACCGACACGCTGTTGCAGGACGTCGCGACGACGGACGGCACGGTCACCGCCGTGCTGCGGGTGCCGGTGGAGAACCCCAGCCTCTTCGACCACGCCCAGGACCACGTGCCGGCGATGGTGCTGATGGAGGCGGCCCGACAGGTCGCGGCGCTGGCGACGGCCGCCTGGGGCGGCCCGGCCGCCGACCGCACCGTGCTGACCGCCCTGACGGCGACCTTCGTCGACTACGCGGAGCTGGGCCCGCCGCTCGTCCTGGTCGCCGACCGGCCGCCCGGCGACGACCCGGTGCGGATCACCTTCACGCAGGCCGGCGCGGTGGTCGCCACGGCCCGGATCACGATGACCGCACCGCTGTCGCCCCGGGGGAGGCGGACGTGTCCCGCGCCGCGGTCCTGA
- a CDS encoding beta-ketoacyl-ACP synthase III produces MSRAAVLTGLGAYLPPTVLPNDELASWWDRDPEWIRSRTGIERRHVLTPGSATSDLAVEAGRRALSCAGADRAGAVVVATNTPDRLSPAIAPDVAYRLGLDTVAAVDVNAVCTGFVYALATGAGLIAAGVAGSVLVIGADAFTTVLDPDDLTTRPLFGDGAGAVLLRAGTPDEPGALGGFDLGSDGARRDLIEIPGGGSRQRSAGLPVKEQDTWFRMQGRAVFAQAVRRMSASAARAADLVGWPTGEVDRWVLHQANARILAAVAREMDVPGDRFVSNIAAVGNTVAASIPLALRDGQADGTLRAGQRVVLSAFGGGLTWGSAALRWPELPGASAVAPDRCAP; encoded by the coding sequence GTGTCCCGCGCCGCGGTCCTGACCGGCCTGGGGGCGTACCTGCCGCCCACCGTGCTGCCCAACGACGAGCTGGCGTCGTGGTGGGACCGGGATCCGGAGTGGATCCGCAGCCGCACCGGCATCGAGCGCCGGCACGTGCTCACGCCGGGCTCCGCCACCAGCGACCTGGCCGTCGAGGCGGGGCGGCGGGCCCTGAGCTGTGCTGGGGCGGACCGGGCCGGCGCGGTCGTCGTCGCCACCAACACCCCGGACCGGCTCAGCCCGGCGATCGCGCCGGACGTGGCGTACCGCCTCGGCCTGGACACGGTGGCCGCCGTCGACGTGAACGCGGTCTGCACCGGCTTCGTCTACGCGCTCGCCACCGGTGCCGGGCTGATCGCCGCGGGCGTGGCCGGCAGCGTGCTGGTGATCGGCGCCGACGCCTTCACCACCGTCCTCGACCCCGACGACCTGACCACCCGGCCGCTCTTCGGCGACGGCGCGGGCGCGGTGCTGCTGCGCGCCGGCACGCCCGACGAGCCGGGGGCGCTGGGCGGGTTCGACCTGGGCAGCGACGGCGCCCGTCGCGACCTCATCGAGATTCCGGGCGGCGGCTCCCGGCAGCGCTCCGCCGGGCTGCCGGTCAAGGAGCAGGACACCTGGTTCCGGATGCAGGGCCGGGCCGTCTTCGCCCAGGCGGTACGGCGCATGTCGGCGTCCGCCGCGCGCGCCGCCGACCTGGTCGGCTGGCCGACCGGCGAGGTCGACCGGTGGGTGCTGCACCAGGCGAACGCACGCATCCTCGCCGCGGTCGCCCGGGAGATGGACGTGCCGGGCGACCGGTTCGTGTCGAACATCGCGGCGGTCGGCAACACCGTCGCCGCGTCCATCCCGCTCGCGCTGCGCGACGGGCAGGCCGACGGGACGCTGCGGGCCGGGCAGCGCGTCGTGCTGTCCGCCTTCGGCGGCGGGCTCACCTGGGGCTCGGCCGCCCTGCGCTGGCCGGAACTGCCCGGCGCCTCGGCCGTCGCGCCGGACCGCTGCGCACCCTGA
- a CDS encoding acyl carrier protein produces the protein MSSIQDRITRTLVEEFRIPPGAITQETSFTDLGFDSLVIVELALVLDQRFGVALKDGELAETMTLAAAADLLAAKGAVP, from the coding sequence ATGAGTTCCATCCAGGACCGGATCACCCGGACGCTGGTCGAGGAGTTCCGGATACCGCCCGGAGCGATCACGCAGGAGACGAGTTTCACCGATCTCGGCTTCGACTCGCTGGTCATCGTCGAGCTGGCGCTGGTCCTCGACCAGCGGTTCGGCGTCGCCCTCAAGGACGGCGAGCTGGCCGAGACGATGACGCTCGCCGCCGCGGCCGACCTGCTGGCCGCCAAGGGCGCGGTGCCGTGA
- a CDS encoding beta-ketoacyl-[acyl-carrier-protein] synthase family protein, producing the protein MSRPAAEVAVTGLGLVTPAGIGVAANWRRVLSGVSTAAPDDRLRDCPVAFSCRVPDFDPDALLGGFAARQLARYTQLAVVAVREAVADAGWDPRTWDGARVAVVFGTSFGGVESYESAYEALAGRGPRAVSPLTIPMHLVNMVAGQLAIDIGARGPSQVTATACASGATAVGTGRELLRRGDCDIVVAGAAEAALTPLVVTGLARMGALSGRADAPAEASRPFDRDRDGFVPAEGAGALVLERAADARARGRRPRVLVGGYGASTDAHHVTSPAPGGEGIERALREALRDAGVDGTDVDHVNAHGTSTPLGDVVEGRMLRRVLGARAAVTSTKGVTGHPLAAAGAIEAAYTALAVGAGTAPPTANLTHLAPELDLDVVAGVPRDLPIDVAVSMSMGFGGHNAALVLTAT; encoded by the coding sequence GTGAGCCGCCCCGCCGCCGAGGTCGCCGTCACCGGTCTCGGGCTGGTCACCCCGGCCGGGATCGGCGTCGCCGCGAACTGGCGGCGGGTGCTCTCCGGCGTCTCCACCGCCGCCCCGGACGACCGGTTGCGCGACTGCCCGGTCGCCTTCAGCTGCCGGGTCCCCGACTTCGACCCGGACGCGCTGCTCGGCGGCTTCGCGGCCCGGCAACTGGCCCGTTACACCCAGCTCGCCGTGGTGGCGGTCCGGGAGGCGGTCGCCGACGCCGGCTGGGACCCGCGCACCTGGGACGGGGCCCGCGTCGCCGTGGTCTTCGGCACCTCCTTCGGGGGCGTGGAGTCGTACGAGTCGGCGTACGAGGCGCTGGCCGGTCGGGGCCCCCGGGCGGTGTCCCCGCTGACCATCCCGATGCACCTGGTCAACATGGTCGCCGGGCAGCTCGCCATCGACATCGGCGCACGCGGCCCGAGCCAGGTGACGGCGACCGCCTGCGCGTCCGGCGCCACCGCCGTCGGGACCGGCCGGGAACTGCTGCGGCGCGGCGACTGCGACATCGTGGTGGCCGGTGCCGCCGAGGCCGCCCTCACCCCGCTGGTCGTCACCGGCCTGGCCCGGATGGGGGCGCTCTCCGGCCGGGCCGACGCCCCCGCGGAGGCGTCCCGGCCGTTCGACCGGGACCGCGACGGCTTCGTGCCAGCCGAGGGCGCGGGCGCGCTGGTGCTGGAACGGGCCGCCGACGCCCGGGCCCGGGGACGGCGTCCCCGCGTCCTGGTCGGCGGCTACGGCGCGTCGACGGACGCGCACCACGTCACCAGCCCGGCCCCCGGCGGCGAGGGCATCGAGCGGGCCCTGCGGGAGGCGCTGCGGGACGCGGGCGTCGACGGCACGGACGTCGACCACGTCAACGCGCACGGCACCTCCACGCCGCTCGGCGACGTGGTCGAGGGCCGGATGCTGCGCCGGGTGCTCGGCGCGCGGGCGGCGGTCACCTCCACCAAGGGCGTGACGGGTCACCCGCTGGCCGCGGCGGGGGCCATCGAGGCGGCGTACACCGCCCTCGCGGTCGGCGCCGGCACCGCACCGCCCACCGCCAACCTCACGCACCTCGCGCCCGAACTGGACCTCGACGTCGTCGCGGGCGTGCCCCGCGACCTCCCCATCGACGTCGCGGTGAGCATGTCGATGGGTTTCGGCGGTCACAACGCCGCGCTCGTGCTCACCGCGACGTGA
- a CDS encoding HAD family hydrolase translates to MKKIRLVALDSDGVLLNDTYSPVIERFVTRHGGEYTAAVERGVWGSPQLAAGQNMALACRLPWSAKDTIAAFFRERDDYLATHPVEVMPGVEELLAMLRDTGVRITCYGGRHREYTFDRYLGRYARYFDADQPYVDVNNFRPGVKEIVEDFFGYRYDEVLFVDDINRVAEVTKALGAGFLGVPASMPHNFQRAEMEQTGVRHMVGDIREIDRALIERLDEELAAGEHWAPVPVTGGAR, encoded by the coding sequence ATGAAGAAGATCCGACTCGTCGCCCTGGACAGCGACGGAGTCCTGCTGAACGACACCTACAGCCCGGTGATCGAGCGCTTCGTCACCCGGCACGGAGGCGAGTACACCGCCGCGGTGGAGCGCGGCGTCTGGGGCTCGCCGCAGCTCGCCGCGGGGCAGAACATGGCGCTGGCCTGCCGGCTGCCCTGGTCGGCGAAGGACACCATCGCGGCGTTCTTCCGCGAGCGCGACGACTACCTCGCGACGCACCCGGTGGAGGTCATGCCCGGCGTCGAGGAGCTGCTGGCGATGCTCCGCGACACCGGTGTCCGGATCACCTGCTACGGCGGCCGGCACCGGGAGTACACCTTCGACCGCTACCTCGGCCGCTACGCCCGCTACTTCGACGCCGACCAGCCGTACGTGGACGTGAACAACTTCCGTCCCGGGGTCAAGGAGATCGTCGAGGACTTCTTCGGCTACCGCTACGACGAGGTGCTCTTCGTCGACGACATCAACCGGGTCGCCGAGGTCACCAAGGCCCTCGGTGCCGGTTTCCTCGGCGTACCGGCGAGCATGCCGCACAACTTCCAGCGGGCCGAGATGGAGCAGACCGGGGTCCGGCACATGGTCGGCGACATCCGCGAGATCGACCGGGCGCTGATCGAGCGGCTCGACGAGGAACTCGCCGCCGGGGAGCACTGGGCGCCGGTCCCGGTCACCGGTGGTGCCCGGTGA
- a CDS encoding PEP-utilizing enzyme → MTAGARRFPFFEEVPAPAGGEGWESMYPYYLVPAAETREQEQGRLWFADTMHWSRGCYPLGSVIAEAAYLGAGQNSTRIFALPGSLGLDLRVQHGYVYIAPVPVTDPAEVARRTELFQARAGHYYRNWDELYERWKNAVQGLVEDMRGVRFPALPEFEPMETVTEARGRSAGWQLLADFRRVIDDLFLVWQRHFEFLNLGYGGYIVFFQFCRQAFPEIPDQVIARMVAGIDVIAFRPDDELRRLARLACELGVDDLVDGTDVDRSRAALAGTEPGRAWLAAYEKAQDPWFSYFAEYGFTHDQDTWLSNPSIPMTGIARYVARLREGAEIDRPVARLRAERDELVAEYRALLTEEEAAQFDDLLHLARTVFPYIEEHNIYVEHWAHAVFWDRMRELGDFLVTSGFAEAGDDVFYLHRFELEQVLNDVAQSWAIGVPPRGAGRWAAEVRRRRGVVAALREAAPEPAYGTPPETITDPFAIMNYGITDEQVAAWLGRSGPDAGELTGIGGSPGVVEGPVRVLRSERLLDRLRPGEILVCPITAPSWGPAFSVAGGVITDIGGLMSHAAIVCREYGLPAVVGTGAATTTLRTGDRVRLDGRTGAVTVLERAPAVAT, encoded by the coding sequence GTGACGGCCGGAGCGCGCCGGTTCCCCTTCTTCGAGGAGGTGCCGGCGCCGGCCGGGGGCGAGGGCTGGGAGTCGATGTACCCCTACTATCTCGTCCCGGCCGCCGAGACCCGGGAGCAGGAGCAGGGCCGGCTCTGGTTCGCCGACACCATGCACTGGTCGCGCGGGTGCTACCCGCTGGGCAGCGTGATCGCCGAGGCGGCGTACCTGGGGGCCGGGCAGAACAGCACCCGGATCTTCGCGCTGCCCGGCTCGCTCGGGCTGGACCTGCGGGTGCAGCACGGCTACGTCTACATCGCCCCGGTGCCGGTCACCGACCCGGCCGAGGTGGCCCGGCGTACCGAGCTGTTCCAGGCCCGCGCCGGGCACTACTACCGCAACTGGGACGAGCTCTACGAGCGCTGGAAGAACGCCGTGCAGGGGCTGGTCGAGGACATGCGCGGGGTCCGGTTCCCGGCGCTGCCGGAGTTCGAGCCGATGGAGACGGTCACCGAGGCGCGCGGGCGCTCCGCCGGCTGGCAGCTGCTGGCCGACTTCCGCCGGGTGATCGACGACCTGTTCCTGGTCTGGCAGCGGCACTTCGAGTTCCTCAACCTCGGCTACGGCGGCTACATCGTCTTCTTCCAGTTCTGCCGGCAGGCCTTCCCGGAGATCCCGGACCAGGTGATCGCCCGGATGGTCGCCGGGATCGACGTGATCGCGTTCCGCCCGGACGACGAGCTGCGCCGCCTCGCCCGGCTCGCCTGCGAACTGGGCGTCGACGACCTGGTCGACGGCACCGACGTGGACCGGTCGCGGGCGGCGCTGGCCGGCACCGAGCCGGGGCGGGCCTGGCTGGCCGCGTACGAGAAGGCCCAGGACCCGTGGTTCTCCTACTTCGCCGAGTACGGGTTCACCCACGACCAGGACACCTGGCTCAGCAACCCGTCCATCCCGATGACCGGCATCGCCCGGTACGTGGCGCGGCTGCGCGAGGGCGCGGAGATCGACCGGCCGGTGGCCCGGCTGCGGGCCGAACGCGACGAGCTGGTCGCCGAGTACCGCGCCCTGCTCACCGAGGAGGAGGCCGCCCAGTTCGACGACCTGCTCCACCTGGCCCGGACGGTCTTCCCGTACATCGAGGAGCACAACATCTATGTCGAGCACTGGGCGCACGCGGTCTTCTGGGACCGGATGCGCGAGCTGGGCGACTTCCTGGTGACGTCGGGCTTCGCCGAGGCGGGCGACGACGTCTTCTATCTGCACCGGTTCGAGCTGGAGCAGGTGCTCAACGACGTCGCGCAGTCCTGGGCGATCGGGGTGCCGCCGCGCGGGGCCGGGCGCTGGGCGGCCGAGGTGCGCCGACGGCGGGGCGTGGTGGCCGCGCTGCGCGAGGCGGCGCCGGAGCCCGCGTACGGGACGCCACCGGAGACGATCACCGACCCGTTCGCGATCATGAACTACGGGATCACCGACGAGCAGGTGGCGGCGTGGCTGGGCCGCTCCGGCCCGGACGCCGGCGAGCTGACCGGCATCGGCGGCTCGCCCGGTGTGGTGGAGGGACCGGTCCGGGTGCTCCGCTCGGAACGCCTGCTGGACCGGCTGCGGCCGGGCGAGATCCTGGTCTGCCCGATCACCGCCCCGTCCTGGGGGCCGGCGTTCTCCGTGGCGGGCGGCGTCATCACCGACATCGGCGGGCTGATGAGCCACGCCGCGATCGTGTGCCGCGAGTACGGGCTGCCCGCCGTCGTGGGCACCGGCGCGGCCACCACCACCCTGCGCACCGGCGACCGGGTACGGCTGGACGGCCGGACCGGCGCGGTGACCGTGCTGGAGCGGGCCCCGGCGGTGGCGACGTGA